TCTTCTGCTTGTCCTGACGTTTGGTCTGCTTTAATTTCTCTCTTTCTCTCTTTCCCGATGTAATTCGTTTGGCCATTTATCAATTATTTTTTTTGCAAATACCGAAGCGCACAAGGCGCACCGCTCCCAACAAAAGAGCAAGCTAATGAGGTCGATTTTGAGAATGGGGGAAACCGCGATGGACTGCGGGATCAAACACTTACAAAGAAAGATTCAAAACAAAACTCGATTGTTTGGCAACAAAGATACACATTTTATTCCAGAAATCCTATTTTTTCGGATTTTATCTCTTCCGCCGCATCTTTTTACCCGCCGAAAGCCCTCTGCCGCCCCTGTATTTCAAATTCGTTTCAGATTTACGCCCCAACTTTGCATCGCGGTTCCCCGGACTCTGCATATTTTTTGTACTTTTGTCCGACATGCAACCGAAAGAGAATTAACAGAAAGATACGATGAAAAAATTCCCGATCCTGCTCCTGCTGACCGCCTGCTGGTCGCTGGCCGCGGCACAGGAGAGGCCGCAGGTCCCTGCGGCGCAGAAACGCAACCTCCGCACCGAAATCATCGCGGCCGATTCGACCGGCGAACTGCTGGCACAGCTGCGCAACATGCCCAACATCGAGATCGGCAAGGGCATCACCTTCCGGCCCAAAAACGACTGGTTCGAACTGACGATGCGCTTCCGCATGCAGAACCTTCTGGCGCTGTCGTTCGACGACGACTTCACGCTCACCAAGACCGAAGCCCGCGTCAAACGGCTGCGGCTGCGCTTCGACGGTTACATCTATTCGCCCAAACTGGTCTACTCGGTCCAGCTGGGATTCACCTCCTACGACACAGAGCTGCTGCCCGGCGGCGACATGAACATCGTGCGCGACGCCATCGTCTACTACGTGCCCAACGCCACCTGGAACATCGGCTTCGGGCAGACCAAGATCAAGGCCAACCGCGCGCGGATCAACTCGTCGAGCGCCCTGCAATTCGTCGACCGGAGCATCGTCAACAGCGAATTCAACCTCGACCGCGACTTCGGGTTCTTCGGCGAATACAACATGCGCCACGGCGAGGGCTTCAACCTCTCGGCAAAAGGCTCCGTCACGCTGGGCGAAGGCCGCAACTGGGGCAGTTCGCCGACCGGAGGGCTGGCCTATACGGGGCGTCTGGAACTCTATCCGCTGGGACGCTTCAAGTCGAAGGGCGACGTCATCGAGGGCAACTACGAATTCGAGGAGCGGGTGAAGATTCTGCTCGCCGGAGCCTACTCCTACAACCACAAGGCCTCGCGGCTGAAGGGTCAGCGGGGAGCCGTGATGCCCGGCGACGCCACACGCAACCTGGGGTCCTATTTCGTCGATTTCATCCTCGAATACCGGGGCTTCGCCTTCTACACCGATTTCATGGGCCGTTCGTGCAGCGACCCGCTGTTCAGCCCCGAAACCGGAGCCTTCGTCTACAACGGGCAGGGTCTCAACGTGCAGACCAGCTACCTGTTCAACAAAAAATGGGAAATCGCCCTGCGCAACTCGACGCTGTTCCCGGACAGCGAAGTGCAGCCGCTGGCCGGATACCGCAACTGGAACCAGACCACGCTGGGCATCACGCGCTACATCATCGGCCACAGCCTCAAAGTGCAGGCCGACATGTCGTACAACACCCGGAGCAGGTCCATAGACCCCAATTACAACCGCTGGGAGATCCGCTTCCAGCTGGAGCTGGGGCTTTGACGGAGAGAACAGGCCGTCCGAAAAATCCGTCCGAAAAGTCCCCCGAAAAAAGTCACCCCTGCCGGAAGCTCTCCGGCAGGGGTGAAATCGTAAAAATCAGACTTC
This Alistipes shahii WAL 8301 DNA region includes the following protein-coding sequences:
- a CDS encoding porin — encoded protein: MKKFPILLLLTACWSLAAAQERPQVPAAQKRNLRTEIIAADSTGELLAQLRNMPNIEIGKGITFRPKNDWFELTMRFRMQNLLALSFDDDFTLTKTEARVKRLRLRFDGYIYSPKLVYSVQLGFTSYDTELLPGGDMNIVRDAIVYYVPNATWNIGFGQTKIKANRARINSSSALQFVDRSIVNSEFNLDRDFGFFGEYNMRHGEGFNLSAKGSVTLGEGRNWGSSPTGGLAYTGRLELYPLGRFKSKGDVIEGNYEFEERVKILLAGAYSYNHKASRLKGQRGAVMPGDATRNLGSYFVDFILEYRGFAFYTDFMGRSCSDPLFSPETGAFVYNGQGLNVQTSYLFNKKWEIALRNSTLFPDSEVQPLAGYRNWNQTTLGITRYIIGHSLKVQADMSYNTRSRSIDPNYNRWEIRFQLELGL